The Halichoerus grypus chromosome 15, mHalGry1.hap1.1, whole genome shotgun sequence genome includes a window with the following:
- the U2AF1L4 gene encoding splicing factor U2AF 26 kDa subunit isoform X1 has translation MAEYLASIFGTEKDKVNCSFYFKIGACRHGDRCSRLHNKPTFSQVPPLSFRPFSEELGHAPTIVLLNLYRNPQNTAQTADGSHCHVSDVEVQEHYDNFFEEVFTELQEKYGEIEEMNVCDNLGDHLVGNVYVKFRREEDAERAVAELNNRWFNGQAVHAELSPVTDFRESCCRQYEMGECTRGGFCNFMHLRPISRNLRRQLYGRGPRRRLALSTVQRPAPESQPPNQLGLQSPKPKTSLDLQSGDQSLRTCPDTTQELWLPAPSQSREADLGNGAALLPALTLISPLLSPGRPRGPIPATVPEKETDDVPQTTGMAASETLAPLISTLDRHKCSWPGPLLKAPLTPQCHLPQAPGLRDVICSTQGPSLTTPPLIKFCIEGLEPVSLSLAVGWSFLPPPHLLTKGEAGWALATTFAVELPTGGRAAGSGPKALETPQWDWLGWGHLCAGNLSTALSGFSRGRRLVVAGWRIPSREEIGFREPR, from the exons ATGGCTGAATATTTAGCTTCGATATTCGGGACTGAAAAGGACAA GGTTAACTGCTCTTTTTACTTTAAGATCGGGGCCTGCCGGCACGGGGACCGGTGCTCCCGGCTTCACAACAAACCGACTTTCAGCCAG gttcctcccctttccttcagGCCCTTCTCCGAGGAACTTGGCCACGCCCCC ACCATAGTGCTGCTCAACCTGTACCGGAATCCACAGAACACCGCCCAAACCGCAGACGGATCGCACT gtcACGTGAGCGACGTCGAGGTGCAAGAACACTATGATAACTTCTTCGAG GAGGTGTTCACGGAGCTGCAGGAGAAGTACGGGGAGATTGAAGAGATGAATGTGTGCGACAACCTGGGGGACCACCTCGTGGGCAATGTCTATGTCAAG TTTCGGCGTGAAGAGGATGCAGAGCGGGCAGTGGCTGAACTCAATAACCGCTGGTTCAACGGGCAGGCTGTGCATGCTGAGCTGTCTCCTGTCACCGACTTCCGGGAGTCATGCTGCCGGCAGTATGAGATGGG GGAATGTACCCGCGGGGGCTTCTGCAACTTCATGCACCTGCGGCCCATCTCTCGGAACCTCCGACGTCAGCTGTATGGGCGGGGACCCAGGCGCAG ACTAGCTCTGAGCACCGTCCAAAGACCAGCGCCTGAGTCTCAACCCCCAAACCAGCTGGGACTCCAAAGCCCCAAACCCAAGACCAGTCTGGATCTCCAGTCCGGAGATCAGTCCCTGAGAACCTGTCCTGATACCACGCAGGAACTCTGGTTACCTGCCCCATCCCAGAGCAGAGAGGCAGACCTGGGGAACGGGGCCGCACTCCTTCCAGCTCTAACCCTCATCTCTCCACTCCTGTCCCCAGGTCGCCCCCGAGGTCCCATACCGGCCACCGTCCCCGAGAAAGAAACCGACGACGTTCCCCAGACCACCGGCATGGCCGCTTCTGAGACCCTGGCTCCCTTAATCTCCACCCTTGACAGGCATAAATGTTCCTGGCCAGGACCCCTCCTGAAAGCTCCCTTAACCCCCCAGTGCCATCTTCCCCAGGCTCCGGGGCTCCGTGATGTAATCTGTTCAACACAGGGACCTTCTCTTACCACCCCTCCCCTAATAAAGTTCTGTATTGAGGGTTTAGAACCTGTTAGCTTGAGCCTGGCTGTGGGCTGGAGTTTCCTTCCACCCCCACATCTCCTGACGAAAGGGGAAGCGGGCTGGGCTCTGGCCACAACTTTTGCTGTAGAACTTCCAACAGGTGGGAGAGCAGCAGGCTCAGGGCCCAAGGCTCTAGAAACCCCTCAGTGGGACTGGTTGGGGTGGGGACACCTCTGTGCTGGGAACCTCAGCACAGCTCTCTCTGGCTTCTCAAGGGGGAGGCGCCTAGTTGTGGCAGGTTGGAGGATTCCCAGCCGGGAGGAGATTGGGTTTAGGGAGCCAAGGTAA
- the U2AF1L4 gene encoding splicing factor U2AF 26 kDa subunit isoform X10, which produces MAEYLASIFGTEKDKVNCSFYFKIGACRHGDRCSRLHNKPTFSQTIVLLNLYRNPQNTAQTADGSHCHVSDVEVQEHYDNFFEEVFTELQEKYGEIEEMNVCDNLGDHLVGNVYVKFRREEDAERAVAELNNRWFNGQAVHAELSPVTDFRESCCRQYEMGECTRGGFCNFMHLRPISRNLRRQLYGRGPRRRSPPRSHTGHRPRERNRRRSPDHRHGRF; this is translated from the exons ATGGCTGAATATTTAGCTTCGATATTCGGGACTGAAAAGGACAA GGTTAACTGCTCTTTTTACTTTAAGATCGGGGCCTGCCGGCACGGGGACCGGTGCTCCCGGCTTCACAACAAACCGACTTTCAGCCAG ACCATAGTGCTGCTCAACCTGTACCGGAATCCACAGAACACCGCCCAAACCGCAGACGGATCGCACT gtcACGTGAGCGACGTCGAGGTGCAAGAACACTATGATAACTTCTTCGAG GAGGTGTTCACGGAGCTGCAGGAGAAGTACGGGGAGATTGAAGAGATGAATGTGTGCGACAACCTGGGGGACCACCTCGTGGGCAATGTCTATGTCAAG TTTCGGCGTGAAGAGGATGCAGAGCGGGCAGTGGCTGAACTCAATAACCGCTGGTTCAACGGGCAGGCTGTGCATGCTGAGCTGTCTCCTGTCACCGACTTCCGGGAGTCATGCTGCCGGCAGTATGAGATGGG GGAATGTACCCGCGGGGGCTTCTGCAACTTCATGCACCTGCGGCCCATCTCTCGGAACCTCCGACGTCAGCTGTATGGGCGGGGACCCAGGCGCAG GTCGCCCCCGAGGTCCCATACCGGCCACCGTCCCCGAGAAAGAAACCGACGACGTTCCCCAGACCACCGGCATGGCCGCTTCTGA
- the U2AF1L4 gene encoding splicing factor U2AF 26 kDa subunit isoform X6: protein MATTEASQLEFRREEDAERAVAELNNRWFNGQAVHAELSPVTDFRESCCRQECTRGGFCNFMHLRPISRNLRRQLYGRGPRRRLALSTVQRPAPESQPPNQLGLQSPKPKTSLDLQSGDQSLRTCPDTTQELWLPAPSQSREADLGNGAALLPALTLISPLLSPGRPRGPIPATVPEKETDDVPQTTGMAASETLAPLISTLDRHKCSWPGPLLKAPLTPQCHLPQAPGLRDVICSTQGPSLTTPPLIKFCIEGLEPVSLSLAVGWSFLPPPHLLTKGEAGWALATTFAVELPTGGRAAGSGPKALETPQWDWLGWGHLCAGNLSTALSGFSRGRRLVVAGWRIPSREEIGFREPR, encoded by the exons ATGGCCACCACTGAAGCCTCACAGCTTGAG TTTCGGCGTGAAGAGGATGCAGAGCGGGCAGTGGCTGAACTCAATAACCGCTGGTTCAACGGGCAGGCTGTGCATGCTGAGCTGTCTCCTGTCACCGACTTCCGGGAGTCATGCTGCCGGCA GGAATGTACCCGCGGGGGCTTCTGCAACTTCATGCACCTGCGGCCCATCTCTCGGAACCTCCGACGTCAGCTGTATGGGCGGGGACCCAGGCGCAG ACTAGCTCTGAGCACCGTCCAAAGACCAGCGCCTGAGTCTCAACCCCCAAACCAGCTGGGACTCCAAAGCCCCAAACCCAAGACCAGTCTGGATCTCCAGTCCGGAGATCAGTCCCTGAGAACCTGTCCTGATACCACGCAGGAACTCTGGTTACCTGCCCCATCCCAGAGCAGAGAGGCAGACCTGGGGAACGGGGCCGCACTCCTTCCAGCTCTAACCCTCATCTCTCCACTCCTGTCCCCAGGTCGCCCCCGAGGTCCCATACCGGCCACCGTCCCCGAGAAAGAAACCGACGACGTTCCCCAGACCACCGGCATGGCCGCTTCTGAGACCCTGGCTCCCTTAATCTCCACCCTTGACAGGCATAAATGTTCCTGGCCAGGACCCCTCCTGAAAGCTCCCTTAACCCCCCAGTGCCATCTTCCCCAGGCTCCGGGGCTCCGTGATGTAATCTGTTCAACACAGGGACCTTCTCTTACCACCCCTCCCCTAATAAAGTTCTGTATTGAGGGTTTAGAACCTGTTAGCTTGAGCCTGGCTGTGGGCTGGAGTTTCCTTCCACCCCCACATCTCCTGACGAAAGGGGAAGCGGGCTGGGCTCTGGCCACAACTTTTGCTGTAGAACTTCCAACAGGTGGGAGAGCAGCAGGCTCAGGGCCCAAGGCTCTAGAAACCCCTCAGTGGGACTGGTTGGGGTGGGGACACCTCTGTGCTGGGAACCTCAGCACAGCTCTCTCTGGCTTCTCAAGGGGGAGGCGCCTAGTTGTGGCAGGTTGGAGGATTCCCAGCCGGGAGGAGATTGGGTTTAGGGAGCCAAGGTAA
- the U2AF1L4 gene encoding splicing factor U2AF 26 kDa subunit isoform X4, producing the protein MNVCDNLGDHLVGNVYVKFRREEDAERAVAELNNRWFNGQAVHAELSPVTDFRESCCRQYEMGECTRGGFCNFMHLRPISRNLRRQLYGRGPRRRLALSTVQRPAPESQPPNQLGLQSPKPKTSLDLQSGDQSLRTCPDTTQELWLPAPSQSREADLGNGAALLPALTLISPLLSPGRPRGPIPATVPEKETDDVPQTTGMAASETLAPLISTLDRHKCSWPGPLLKAPLTPQCHLPQAPGLRDVICSTQGPSLTTPPLIKFCIEGLEPVSLSLAVGWSFLPPPHLLTKGEAGWALATTFAVELPTGGRAAGSGPKALETPQWDWLGWGHLCAGNLSTALSGFSRGRRLVVAGWRIPSREEIGFREPR; encoded by the exons ATGAATGTGTGCGACAACCTGGGGGACCACCTCGTGGGCAATGTCTATGTCAAG TTTCGGCGTGAAGAGGATGCAGAGCGGGCAGTGGCTGAACTCAATAACCGCTGGTTCAACGGGCAGGCTGTGCATGCTGAGCTGTCTCCTGTCACCGACTTCCGGGAGTCATGCTGCCGGCAGTATGAGATGGG GGAATGTACCCGCGGGGGCTTCTGCAACTTCATGCACCTGCGGCCCATCTCTCGGAACCTCCGACGTCAGCTGTATGGGCGGGGACCCAGGCGCAG ACTAGCTCTGAGCACCGTCCAAAGACCAGCGCCTGAGTCTCAACCCCCAAACCAGCTGGGACTCCAAAGCCCCAAACCCAAGACCAGTCTGGATCTCCAGTCCGGAGATCAGTCCCTGAGAACCTGTCCTGATACCACGCAGGAACTCTGGTTACCTGCCCCATCCCAGAGCAGAGAGGCAGACCTGGGGAACGGGGCCGCACTCCTTCCAGCTCTAACCCTCATCTCTCCACTCCTGTCCCCAGGTCGCCCCCGAGGTCCCATACCGGCCACCGTCCCCGAGAAAGAAACCGACGACGTTCCCCAGACCACCGGCATGGCCGCTTCTGAGACCCTGGCTCCCTTAATCTCCACCCTTGACAGGCATAAATGTTCCTGGCCAGGACCCCTCCTGAAAGCTCCCTTAACCCCCCAGTGCCATCTTCCCCAGGCTCCGGGGCTCCGTGATGTAATCTGTTCAACACAGGGACCTTCTCTTACCACCCCTCCCCTAATAAAGTTCTGTATTGAGGGTTTAGAACCTGTTAGCTTGAGCCTGGCTGTGGGCTGGAGTTTCCTTCCACCCCCACATCTCCTGACGAAAGGGGAAGCGGGCTGGGCTCTGGCCACAACTTTTGCTGTAGAACTTCCAACAGGTGGGAGAGCAGCAGGCTCAGGGCCCAAGGCTCTAGAAACCCCTCAGTGGGACTGGTTGGGGTGGGGACACCTCTGTGCTGGGAACCTCAGCACAGCTCTCTCTGGCTTCTCAAGGGGGAGGCGCCTAGTTGTGGCAGGTTGGAGGATTCCCAGCCGGGAGGAGATTGGGTTTAGGGAGCCAAGGTAA
- the U2AF1L4 gene encoding splicing factor U2AF 26 kDa subunit isoform X7 has translation MAEYLASIFGTEKDKVNCSFYFKIGACRHGDRCSRLHNKPTFSQVPPLSFRPFSEELGHAPTIVLLNLYRNPQNTAQTADGSHCHVSDVEVQEHYDNFFEEVFTELQEKYGEIEEMNVCDNLGDHLVGNVYVKFRREEDAERAVAELNNRWFNGQAVHAELSPVTDFRESCCRQYEMGECTRGGFCNFMHLRPISRNLRRQLYGRGPRRRLALSTVQRPAPESQPPNQLGLQSPKPKTSLDLQSGDQSLRTCPDTTQELWSPPRSHTGHRPRERNRRRSPDHRHGRF, from the exons ATGGCTGAATATTTAGCTTCGATATTCGGGACTGAAAAGGACAA GGTTAACTGCTCTTTTTACTTTAAGATCGGGGCCTGCCGGCACGGGGACCGGTGCTCCCGGCTTCACAACAAACCGACTTTCAGCCAG gttcctcccctttccttcagGCCCTTCTCCGAGGAACTTGGCCACGCCCCC ACCATAGTGCTGCTCAACCTGTACCGGAATCCACAGAACACCGCCCAAACCGCAGACGGATCGCACT gtcACGTGAGCGACGTCGAGGTGCAAGAACACTATGATAACTTCTTCGAG GAGGTGTTCACGGAGCTGCAGGAGAAGTACGGGGAGATTGAAGAGATGAATGTGTGCGACAACCTGGGGGACCACCTCGTGGGCAATGTCTATGTCAAG TTTCGGCGTGAAGAGGATGCAGAGCGGGCAGTGGCTGAACTCAATAACCGCTGGTTCAACGGGCAGGCTGTGCATGCTGAGCTGTCTCCTGTCACCGACTTCCGGGAGTCATGCTGCCGGCAGTATGAGATGGG GGAATGTACCCGCGGGGGCTTCTGCAACTTCATGCACCTGCGGCCCATCTCTCGGAACCTCCGACGTCAGCTGTATGGGCGGGGACCCAGGCGCAG ACTAGCTCTGAGCACCGTCCAAAGACCAGCGCCTGAGTCTCAACCCCCAAACCAGCTGGGACTCCAAAGCCCCAAACCCAAGACCAGTCTGGATCTCCAGTCCGGAGATCAGTCCCTGAGAACCTGTCCTGATACCACGCAGGAACTCTG GTCGCCCCCGAGGTCCCATACCGGCCACCGTCCCCGAGAAAGAAACCGACGACGTTCCCCAGACCACCGGCATGGCCGCTTCTGA
- the U2AF1L4 gene encoding splicing factor U2AF 26 kDa subunit isoform X8, with amino-acid sequence MAEYLASIFGTEKDKVNCSFYFKIGACRHGDRCSRLHNKPTFSQVPPLSFRPFSEELGHAPTIVLLNLYRNPQNTAQTADGSHCHVSDVEVQEHYDNFFEEVFTELQEKYGEIEEMNVCDNLGDHLVGNVYVKFRREEDAERAVAELNNRWFNGQAVHAELSPVTDFRESCCRQYEMGECTRGGFCNFMHLRPISRNLRRQLYGRGPRRRSPPRSHTGHRPRERNRRRSPDHRHGRF; translated from the exons ATGGCTGAATATTTAGCTTCGATATTCGGGACTGAAAAGGACAA GGTTAACTGCTCTTTTTACTTTAAGATCGGGGCCTGCCGGCACGGGGACCGGTGCTCCCGGCTTCACAACAAACCGACTTTCAGCCAG gttcctcccctttccttcagGCCCTTCTCCGAGGAACTTGGCCACGCCCCC ACCATAGTGCTGCTCAACCTGTACCGGAATCCACAGAACACCGCCCAAACCGCAGACGGATCGCACT gtcACGTGAGCGACGTCGAGGTGCAAGAACACTATGATAACTTCTTCGAG GAGGTGTTCACGGAGCTGCAGGAGAAGTACGGGGAGATTGAAGAGATGAATGTGTGCGACAACCTGGGGGACCACCTCGTGGGCAATGTCTATGTCAAG TTTCGGCGTGAAGAGGATGCAGAGCGGGCAGTGGCTGAACTCAATAACCGCTGGTTCAACGGGCAGGCTGTGCATGCTGAGCTGTCTCCTGTCACCGACTTCCGGGAGTCATGCTGCCGGCAGTATGAGATGGG GGAATGTACCCGCGGGGGCTTCTGCAACTTCATGCACCTGCGGCCCATCTCTCGGAACCTCCGACGTCAGCTGTATGGGCGGGGACCCAGGCGCAG GTCGCCCCCGAGGTCCCATACCGGCCACCGTCCCCGAGAAAGAAACCGACGACGTTCCCCAGACCACCGGCATGGCCGCTTCTGA
- the U2AF1L4 gene encoding splicing factor U2AF 26 kDa subunit isoform X3, with protein sequence MAEYLASIFGTEKDKVNCSFYFKIGACRHGDRCSRLHNKPTFSQTIVLLNLYRNPQNTAQTADGSHCHVSDVEVQEHYDNFFEEVFTELQEKYGEIEEMNVCDNLGDHLVGNVYVKFRREEDAERAVAELNNRWFNGQAVHAELSPVTDFRESCCRQYEMGECTRGGFCNFMHLRPISRNLRRQLYGRGPRRRLALSTVQRPAPESQPPNQLGLQSPKPKTSLDLQSGDQSLRTCPDTTQELWLPAPSQSREADLGNGAALLPALTLISPLLSPGRPRGPIPATVPEKETDDVPQTTGMAASETLAPLISTLDRHKCSWPGPLLKAPLTPQCHLPQAPGLRDVICSTQGPSLTTPPLIKFCIEGLEPVSLSLAVGWSFLPPPHLLTKGEAGWALATTFAVELPTGGRAAGSGPKALETPQWDWLGWGHLCAGNLSTALSGFSRGRRLVVAGWRIPSREEIGFREPR encoded by the exons ATGGCTGAATATTTAGCTTCGATATTCGGGACTGAAAAGGACAA GGTTAACTGCTCTTTTTACTTTAAGATCGGGGCCTGCCGGCACGGGGACCGGTGCTCCCGGCTTCACAACAAACCGACTTTCAGCCAG ACCATAGTGCTGCTCAACCTGTACCGGAATCCACAGAACACCGCCCAAACCGCAGACGGATCGCACT gtcACGTGAGCGACGTCGAGGTGCAAGAACACTATGATAACTTCTTCGAG GAGGTGTTCACGGAGCTGCAGGAGAAGTACGGGGAGATTGAAGAGATGAATGTGTGCGACAACCTGGGGGACCACCTCGTGGGCAATGTCTATGTCAAG TTTCGGCGTGAAGAGGATGCAGAGCGGGCAGTGGCTGAACTCAATAACCGCTGGTTCAACGGGCAGGCTGTGCATGCTGAGCTGTCTCCTGTCACCGACTTCCGGGAGTCATGCTGCCGGCAGTATGAGATGGG GGAATGTACCCGCGGGGGCTTCTGCAACTTCATGCACCTGCGGCCCATCTCTCGGAACCTCCGACGTCAGCTGTATGGGCGGGGACCCAGGCGCAG ACTAGCTCTGAGCACCGTCCAAAGACCAGCGCCTGAGTCTCAACCCCCAAACCAGCTGGGACTCCAAAGCCCCAAACCCAAGACCAGTCTGGATCTCCAGTCCGGAGATCAGTCCCTGAGAACCTGTCCTGATACCACGCAGGAACTCTGGTTACCTGCCCCATCCCAGAGCAGAGAGGCAGACCTGGGGAACGGGGCCGCACTCCTTCCAGCTCTAACCCTCATCTCTCCACTCCTGTCCCCAGGTCGCCCCCGAGGTCCCATACCGGCCACCGTCCCCGAGAAAGAAACCGACGACGTTCCCCAGACCACCGGCATGGCCGCTTCTGAGACCCTGGCTCCCTTAATCTCCACCCTTGACAGGCATAAATGTTCCTGGCCAGGACCCCTCCTGAAAGCTCCCTTAACCCCCCAGTGCCATCTTCCCCAGGCTCCGGGGCTCCGTGATGTAATCTGTTCAACACAGGGACCTTCTCTTACCACCCCTCCCCTAATAAAGTTCTGTATTGAGGGTTTAGAACCTGTTAGCTTGAGCCTGGCTGTGGGCTGGAGTTTCCTTCCACCCCCACATCTCCTGACGAAAGGGGAAGCGGGCTGGGCTCTGGCCACAACTTTTGCTGTAGAACTTCCAACAGGTGGGAGAGCAGCAGGCTCAGGGCCCAAGGCTCTAGAAACCCCTCAGTGGGACTGGTTGGGGTGGGGACACCTCTGTGCTGGGAACCTCAGCACAGCTCTCTCTGGCTTCTCAAGGGGGAGGCGCCTAGTTGTGGCAGGTTGGAGGATTCCCAGCCGGGAGGAGATTGGGTTTAGGGAGCCAAGGTAA
- the U2AF1L4 gene encoding splicing factor U2AF 26 kDa subunit isoform X5, which yields MATTEASQLEFRREEDAERAVAELNNRWFNGQAVHAELSPVTDFRESCCRQYEMGECTRGGFCNFMHLRPISRNLRRQLYGRGPRRRLALSTVQRPAPESQPPNQLGLQSPKPKTSLDLQSGDQSLRTCPDTTQELWLPAPSQSREADLGNGAALLPALTLISPLLSPGRPRGPIPATVPEKETDDVPQTTGMAASETLAPLISTLDRHKCSWPGPLLKAPLTPQCHLPQAPGLRDVICSTQGPSLTTPPLIKFCIEGLEPVSLSLAVGWSFLPPPHLLTKGEAGWALATTFAVELPTGGRAAGSGPKALETPQWDWLGWGHLCAGNLSTALSGFSRGRRLVVAGWRIPSREEIGFREPR from the exons ATGGCCACCACTGAAGCCTCACAGCTTGAG TTTCGGCGTGAAGAGGATGCAGAGCGGGCAGTGGCTGAACTCAATAACCGCTGGTTCAACGGGCAGGCTGTGCATGCTGAGCTGTCTCCTGTCACCGACTTCCGGGAGTCATGCTGCCGGCAGTATGAGATGGG GGAATGTACCCGCGGGGGCTTCTGCAACTTCATGCACCTGCGGCCCATCTCTCGGAACCTCCGACGTCAGCTGTATGGGCGGGGACCCAGGCGCAG ACTAGCTCTGAGCACCGTCCAAAGACCAGCGCCTGAGTCTCAACCCCCAAACCAGCTGGGACTCCAAAGCCCCAAACCCAAGACCAGTCTGGATCTCCAGTCCGGAGATCAGTCCCTGAGAACCTGTCCTGATACCACGCAGGAACTCTGGTTACCTGCCCCATCCCAGAGCAGAGAGGCAGACCTGGGGAACGGGGCCGCACTCCTTCCAGCTCTAACCCTCATCTCTCCACTCCTGTCCCCAGGTCGCCCCCGAGGTCCCATACCGGCCACCGTCCCCGAGAAAGAAACCGACGACGTTCCCCAGACCACCGGCATGGCCGCTTCTGAGACCCTGGCTCCCTTAATCTCCACCCTTGACAGGCATAAATGTTCCTGGCCAGGACCCCTCCTGAAAGCTCCCTTAACCCCCCAGTGCCATCTTCCCCAGGCTCCGGGGCTCCGTGATGTAATCTGTTCAACACAGGGACCTTCTCTTACCACCCCTCCCCTAATAAAGTTCTGTATTGAGGGTTTAGAACCTGTTAGCTTGAGCCTGGCTGTGGGCTGGAGTTTCCTTCCACCCCCACATCTCCTGACGAAAGGGGAAGCGGGCTGGGCTCTGGCCACAACTTTTGCTGTAGAACTTCCAACAGGTGGGAGAGCAGCAGGCTCAGGGCCCAAGGCTCTAGAAACCCCTCAGTGGGACTGGTTGGGGTGGGGACACCTCTGTGCTGGGAACCTCAGCACAGCTCTCTCTGGCTTCTCAAGGGGGAGGCGCCTAGTTGTGGCAGGTTGGAGGATTCCCAGCCGGGAGGAGATTGGGTTTAGGGAGCCAAGGTAA
- the U2AF1L4 gene encoding splicing factor U2AF 26 kDa subunit isoform X2, translated as MAEYLASIFGTEKDKVNCSFYFKIGACRHGDRCSRLHNKPTFSQVPPLSFRPFSEELGHAPTIVLLNLYRNPQNTAQTADGSHCHVSDVEVQEHYDNFFEEVFTELQEKYGEIEEMNVCDNLGDHLVGNVYVKFRREEDAERAVAELNNRWFNGQAVHAELSPVTDFRESCCRQECTRGGFCNFMHLRPISRNLRRQLYGRGPRRRLALSTVQRPAPESQPPNQLGLQSPKPKTSLDLQSGDQSLRTCPDTTQELWLPAPSQSREADLGNGAALLPALTLISPLLSPGRPRGPIPATVPEKETDDVPQTTGMAASETLAPLISTLDRHKCSWPGPLLKAPLTPQCHLPQAPGLRDVICSTQGPSLTTPPLIKFCIEGLEPVSLSLAVGWSFLPPPHLLTKGEAGWALATTFAVELPTGGRAAGSGPKALETPQWDWLGWGHLCAGNLSTALSGFSRGRRLVVAGWRIPSREEIGFREPR; from the exons ATGGCTGAATATTTAGCTTCGATATTCGGGACTGAAAAGGACAA GGTTAACTGCTCTTTTTACTTTAAGATCGGGGCCTGCCGGCACGGGGACCGGTGCTCCCGGCTTCACAACAAACCGACTTTCAGCCAG gttcctcccctttccttcagGCCCTTCTCCGAGGAACTTGGCCACGCCCCC ACCATAGTGCTGCTCAACCTGTACCGGAATCCACAGAACACCGCCCAAACCGCAGACGGATCGCACT gtcACGTGAGCGACGTCGAGGTGCAAGAACACTATGATAACTTCTTCGAG GAGGTGTTCACGGAGCTGCAGGAGAAGTACGGGGAGATTGAAGAGATGAATGTGTGCGACAACCTGGGGGACCACCTCGTGGGCAATGTCTATGTCAAG TTTCGGCGTGAAGAGGATGCAGAGCGGGCAGTGGCTGAACTCAATAACCGCTGGTTCAACGGGCAGGCTGTGCATGCTGAGCTGTCTCCTGTCACCGACTTCCGGGAGTCATGCTGCCGGCA GGAATGTACCCGCGGGGGCTTCTGCAACTTCATGCACCTGCGGCCCATCTCTCGGAACCTCCGACGTCAGCTGTATGGGCGGGGACCCAGGCGCAG ACTAGCTCTGAGCACCGTCCAAAGACCAGCGCCTGAGTCTCAACCCCCAAACCAGCTGGGACTCCAAAGCCCCAAACCCAAGACCAGTCTGGATCTCCAGTCCGGAGATCAGTCCCTGAGAACCTGTCCTGATACCACGCAGGAACTCTGGTTACCTGCCCCATCCCAGAGCAGAGAGGCAGACCTGGGGAACGGGGCCGCACTCCTTCCAGCTCTAACCCTCATCTCTCCACTCCTGTCCCCAGGTCGCCCCCGAGGTCCCATACCGGCCACCGTCCCCGAGAAAGAAACCGACGACGTTCCCCAGACCACCGGCATGGCCGCTTCTGAGACCCTGGCTCCCTTAATCTCCACCCTTGACAGGCATAAATGTTCCTGGCCAGGACCCCTCCTGAAAGCTCCCTTAACCCCCCAGTGCCATCTTCCCCAGGCTCCGGGGCTCCGTGATGTAATCTGTTCAACACAGGGACCTTCTCTTACCACCCCTCCCCTAATAAAGTTCTGTATTGAGGGTTTAGAACCTGTTAGCTTGAGCCTGGCTGTGGGCTGGAGTTTCCTTCCACCCCCACATCTCCTGACGAAAGGGGAAGCGGGCTGGGCTCTGGCCACAACTTTTGCTGTAGAACTTCCAACAGGTGGGAGAGCAGCAGGCTCAGGGCCCAAGGCTCTAGAAACCCCTCAGTGGGACTGGTTGGGGTGGGGACACCTCTGTGCTGGGAACCTCAGCACAGCTCTCTCTGGCTTCTCAAGGGGGAGGCGCCTAGTTGTGGCAGGTTGGAGGATTCCCAGCCGGGAGGAGATTGGGTTTAGGGAGCCAAGGTAA
- the U2AF1L4 gene encoding splicing factor U2AF 26 kDa subunit isoform X9, whose protein sequence is MAEYLASIFGTEKDKVNCSFYFKIGACRHGDRCSRLHNKPTFSQVPPLSFRPFSEELGHAPTIVLLNLYRNPQNTAQTADGSHCHVSDVEVQEHYDNFFEEVFTELQEKYGEIEEMNVCDNLGDHLVGNVYVKFRREEDAERAVAELNNRWFNGQAVHAELSPVTDFRESCCRQECTRGGFCNFMHLRPISRNLRRQLYGRGPRRRSPPRSHTGHRPRERNRRRSPDHRHGRF, encoded by the exons ATGGCTGAATATTTAGCTTCGATATTCGGGACTGAAAAGGACAA GGTTAACTGCTCTTTTTACTTTAAGATCGGGGCCTGCCGGCACGGGGACCGGTGCTCCCGGCTTCACAACAAACCGACTTTCAGCCAG gttcctcccctttccttcagGCCCTTCTCCGAGGAACTTGGCCACGCCCCC ACCATAGTGCTGCTCAACCTGTACCGGAATCCACAGAACACCGCCCAAACCGCAGACGGATCGCACT gtcACGTGAGCGACGTCGAGGTGCAAGAACACTATGATAACTTCTTCGAG GAGGTGTTCACGGAGCTGCAGGAGAAGTACGGGGAGATTGAAGAGATGAATGTGTGCGACAACCTGGGGGACCACCTCGTGGGCAATGTCTATGTCAAG TTTCGGCGTGAAGAGGATGCAGAGCGGGCAGTGGCTGAACTCAATAACCGCTGGTTCAACGGGCAGGCTGTGCATGCTGAGCTGTCTCCTGTCACCGACTTCCGGGAGTCATGCTGCCGGCA GGAATGTACCCGCGGGGGCTTCTGCAACTTCATGCACCTGCGGCCCATCTCTCGGAACCTCCGACGTCAGCTGTATGGGCGGGGACCCAGGCGCAG GTCGCCCCCGAGGTCCCATACCGGCCACCGTCCCCGAGAAAGAAACCGACGACGTTCCCCAGACCACCGGCATGGCCGCTTCTGA